A window of Rhododendron vialii isolate Sample 1 chromosome 11a, ASM3025357v1 genomic DNA:
aaaattacaaatataACTTTTAGGGAGAAATTTAGTTATTAGTCAATTGGGTTAAAACTCCTATGAAAAAACCTTTTGATTGATATATTATATAGTACATGTATAGATAGGTAAATATAAATCAAAAAGTCTACCACACCGCTCTCATTCACTGCTCACAATCCTCAccatccaaaaatgttttgaatgATCCAGATTTAAAAGAACTCTTTCAggaaagtttttaaaatttggaccattgattaTCGAGCCGAACGGTGAAATTGAATGTTACGATTGGGAGAGCAGTGAATCTAAATGAGATTAGGGAACAAATAGAGttaaaatttctttcaaaagatAATCCCACTTATCGTAAGATTATTGACTTGTAAAATTGTGTTTAAATTAAGTTCCAAATTTAATAATGGGGAGAAGCATTCAATAAGATTTTGCTAGTGGTATCCCGTACGTGCAATGCAAGGAGAAGTAACACTGAAATCCTTCATGATAAATTACAACTTAAAATATATCATAATCCTGACGAGTGCCCTCAAAGGATCAGCACTCCAGAGGAaaaagattcttctttttttctcggcaaacgaaggattttattaatctcgaaggggtacatcgagggacaacaaaaaagagaaacacaAGGTGTATCTCAACAAACATAATAGAACAGCATCCAACAGAGTGTTGGATGACACACCTCaaagaaaattacaatttcagaTTATGAATCCCGTCCAAATACCCCTTAAAGTTGTCCACCGAATATAACTTGATGTCGTGCTTTGTCCTCATCCACATGGCCACCCTTGTTTTGATTAAGTCCGCCACATCCCAAACTAACATAGAAGCATTGTTGAACACACAATCGTTCCGCATCAGCCACAACAACCACAGAGTTGCATAAAGACAAGCTTCCCAAATTTCTTTCTCTAAATTCGAAAATCTATTCCCAAACCACCATGCTATTAGAGCCCCTACCGATGAAGGGCACACCCATTtaacatgccaccaatccactATGCAAGACTAAACAGCCCAAGAGAATCGACTGTCTAGAAACAAGTGTTGAGGAGTTTCAAGATGTAGTGTGCAAAGGGGACATACCAGTTCTTGGGGTTCCGCAATAATGTTTCGGCTTTGAAGAACCGACCTTGTTGCCACTCGCTCCTGAATAACCATCCATGTaaaaatttccacctttggAGGACTTAAATTTTTCCACAAGGAACCCAACACAGAGTTCCTTAACTGATTGAAAACATCCCCACATTTATAAGCCGAGTTCACTGTATAGCATCCATCTGCAGACCAATTCCACCGCAAGCAATCAGGTTTGGATGGATTCAGAGTCACGTTCTGTAATCTTAGCTCGAGCTCCTCCTTGTGTAGATTCTCCCAGTCGAACAACCTTCTTCTGAACTTCAAATCTCATCTTCCATTAACCAACATTTCCCCCATTGAACTGACCATCTCCCCCTGCTGATCCGACGCTGAAAATAACCGTGGATATTCGTCTTTGAGACATTTATTCCCCAACCAGACATGGTTCCAAAATGAGGTTTCACTCCCAAAGTTCACCTGCACACGGAATACCTCCTGAACAACCCTTCCAAGGCAAGAATCACTATCCCCAACAGAGCAAATATCCCTCCACACATTCGAGACTGAGCCAGAACTCGGAATGTATGGCAGCCAATAGTGCTGATCTAAGTTATACTTTGCTCTAGTAACTCTTACCCAAAGTGACTCCTTGTCTTTActaaacctccaccaccacttagcTAAAAGTGCCATGTTTTGTTGCAACAATTTCTTAACCCCTAAACCCCCATTTGTTTTACTCTTGGTAATGCACTCCCACTTCACCAGATGCAGCTTTTTCTTCTCCACATGCAGTATGCCCCCCAAAAAAATGCCTTTGCATCTTCTCTAGAGTTTTAGCCACGGCCACCGGCATTTTGGACAATGACATAAAATAAACAGGCAGAGGACTCATATTAGAGTTGAGAAGAGTAAGGCGGCCTCCAGTGGACATGCATCTACCGTTCCATACATTTAGTTTCTGTTGTGTTCTATCAATGATAGGCTCCCACGTTTTGATTCTCCGCGGATTAGCACCTAGAGGTAGGCCAGATACTTAATAGGCAGGGAATCTACTTTGCACCCCATTACATGAGCAAGGGCAGCCACATCTTGTTGTTGGACCTTAACACCACAAAGAGAGCTTTTGGAGAAATTTATCTTCAGGCCAGACATTAGCTGGAAACATCTTAATAGCCTTTTGATATTTTTCATTTCCTGCATATCATTATTACAAAAGACTATTGTGTCGTTCGCAAATTGGAGATGAAAGATAATTACCCCGTTTCTTCCAAGCTATACTCCATTGATGATTCCCCTGGCCCTAGCCCTCTCAAGCATAATGTTAAGAGCCTCCGCTACgatattgaacaaaaaaaggGATAAGGGATCTCCTTGTCTAATTcctttttgagtttgaaattcctTTGTCGCCGAACCATTAATCAAAATAGACATCgagacggaggaaatgcattcTTTTATCCACTCATACCACTTCCCACCACAGCCCATCTTTCCCAACATATCTAACAAGAAACCCAAGTTCACACAGTTATAAGCTCTCTCAAAATCTAGTTTGAGAATCAAACCTCCACGGGAACTATGCTTCCAACTATGAATGGCCTCATTTGCAATGAGGACACCATCAAGAATCTGTTTTCCCCCTACAAAAGCAGCTCAAGCCTCCCCAATTATAATTGGAAGATGTTGTTTTATCCTATTTGCTAACACCTTAGATAGAATTTTATAAATGCATCCCACCATGCTTATAGGTTTGTAGTTCTTAAAAATAGTAGGGCAGTCCACCTTAGGAATCAAAGAGATGAATGTTGAGTTTATACCTTTGGTGAGACTTCCACTCTCATGGAATTCAGCAAAAAATTTCAGCACTGGATCTTTCAGAAAAACCCACCCTTTCTTGATAAAGGAAAAGTTAAAACTATCCGGTCCAGGGGCCTTGAGGCTATTACAATCTTTCAATGCAACCACAATCTCCCCCTCCTCAAACTGTTTTTCAAGTTGAACTGCTACATCCGATGTCAAACGTCTGATAAACTGTCCACCCAAAGCAGGTCAAATTATCCTTTCCTCCCAAAGCAGGTCGAATTCTCCTTTCCTCTGTGAAATTAAATCTGAAATACTCCACCGCTGCTTCCTTTATTTCTCCGGGCTCCTCTAATACTCTTCCATTCACCTTAATAGAGCCTATCATATTCCTCTTGAATCTATAGTTAGCTATGCCTTGAAAAAATCTGGTATTCTTGTCGCCCAATTTCAGCGAATTCACCCTCGACTTTTGTCTCCATAACGATGCAGAAAGTCGTGATAGTCACCAAAATTCTGTTCTCGACTTACATCTCTTTGCCTTCTCCTCCTCCGTAAGTAGGCGCTCTTCTGCTAATACATCAATTTGGTGGAGCTCAGCCTCACATTCCTGGAGTGCACTATTTATGTCTCCGAAATCCTCCTTTTTCCACACCCTCAGCTTGCCCTTGATCGCCCTTAATTTCTGTCCACCCATCTACTTTGACAACATCCCACGTTTCTTTAGCAGTCCGCATACAGTTGGGGTTGGAGAGCCAAATATCCATAAATCGAAAAGGTCGAGGGCCCCAATCTCTATCATCATTTAGAAGCACGACTGGACAGTGATCAGAAATTGGGCGTGGCAATCCCCACTGAATAATCTTAAACCGCTCCAACCATTGCTGGGATACCAAAAATCTATCTAGACGACTATGAATGGCCTGTTGTTGATGGTTGGTCCATGTGAATTTCCTACCAATCATGGGTAAATCTACCAATCCTATATGACTgcaaaaatctgaaaaatcccTCATTCCCCTCTCTATTCTGGTACAGCCAATCCTTTCGTTGATCTCTTTAATCTCATTAAAATCCCCCGCTACACACCATGGTACTTGATAGTTCACTTTTAACCCCAGGAGCACCTCCCACAGTTCTCTTCGATTACCGAAGATCTTTCTAATTAAAATATGGTACAGATATATTAGTAAATTTTATCTTCTTCGTATGTCACTACCTAAGTCATACAATGCACGTGCGGGGGCAAGAGGATAGGTGCATGCGTGAGCGCATCATGAGTGCGTGTGCTATTTTAATTGGGAAAAATTTTCACTCACCTTccctgaggtttttgaaattGCTATGTTCTATCCTATCACCCTTATCGGCTAACGTCTATTAACGGAACAAATTGACGTACATTACTGCCCCTCCATTAACCTCCCTTGAGAGACAACTGAGGTACCTTCATTCACTTACTGATTGAACTCATCGGATGGGCACCGTGGGCTCAACTGGACTTCACTCCATGAGGAAAATTTGTTGCTGTCAAGCAAAAGCACAAAGTGGAATGAGGGTGGCATCAAAATGGAAATatagtttttcaatttaaagAATTGATGTAAGGTCCATTATAGGATTTGTAACATGTCCAATACACCTCATATTTCCAAAACATCTCTAGTCtagtccattattttttttaaagtctcaggtccacttcattttttgacaaGACAAAATTGTCCCTTCATTAAACTTTacgcaaccaccaccactaccgccGCCACCGCCCCACCACCTCcactatcaccaccaccacgccaccacaaccaccaccaccacagccaCCAACACATCCCCACGACCACTTCAACCAtcacgccaccaccaccacaatgtcGCAACATCCACCACAATTACCACCACCACGCTGCCACCAAAACCATAACCactaccactccaccaccaccaccaccccgcccccaacaccaccactaccaccacgacgcaaccaccaccgctccaccaccacgcccccaccaccacatccaccaccaccaccacgacgctgcctccactaccaccacgacgcccccaccaccaccttaACCATTATGTCaccgccgctgccaccaccaccaccacaatgccgcaacctccaccacaattaccaccatcactacaccaccacctccaccacgaTGCGACCACCACCGCTtcaccgccaccacaaccaACACGCTGCCTCCGCCACCACAATGCCGCCCTAACCACCatctacaccaccaccaccaccacaacgccgcaaccaccaccactccaccaccactatgCCCCCAACcccaccaccatgccaccaccaccacctcaaccaccacgccgccaccaccaccacaatacCGCAACCTCCACTataattaccaccaccaccaccaccacaaccctaccctcaccaccacccccaccatgtcgaccaccaccacgccccccaccaccaccacggcgccaccacctccaccacctctaccaccaccaccattccaccGCCACGCCCCCACCACCATCTCCACCACAAGCACCGCTCTACCACCCCTACCACCTCTATCACCATcacacccccaccaccacctcaaccatcacgccgccgccgccaccaccacaatggcGCAACCTCCACCACAACTAGCACCCCGCCCcgaccaccacctccaccactactACCATCACGACCACAACGACCACCACAaccacgccaccaccacaatgaccAAATGCACTATACATACTTTTCGTTATatatttagactgcaaattattaaatgaacaccAGCGCTCATGacaatttagactgcaaatttgcacttttagactgcaaatttgttaaTCGAACACCAATACCAgaaaaaatttagactgcaaataaaggcactttcgtaaactttgcagtctaaaagtgtaaATTTACAGTCTAcacaaaaatttagactgcaaattattaaatgaatactaacgccaatgagaatttagactacaaatttgcacttttagactgcaaatttgttaaatgaacaccaactccagaaaaaatttagattgcaaataaaggcactttcgtaaactttacagtctaaaagtgcaaatttgcagtctaaattctcattaGCGTTAGTATTCgtttaataatttgcagtctaaatttttaTGTAGACTgcaaaatttgcacttttagactgcagATTTGTTAATTGAACACCAATGCcagagaaaatttagactgcaaatttataGTTTCGGACTGCAAATAAAGGGATTTTCATAAACTTTGCAGTCTACACACAAATTTACAatgcaaattattaaatgaacactaacgCCAATGAGATTTTAgactgcaaaaagaaaatttagattACAAATTTGCACTTTAAGAATGCAAATAAAGACACTTTCGTAAATTTTGTAGTCTAAAAGCgtaaatttgcagtctacacaaaaatttagactgcaaattaaTAGATGAACGTAAcgccaatgagaatttagactttaaatttgcacttttagactgctAATTTGTTAATTGAACACCAACGCCAGAGAAAATTTaaactgcaaatttgcacttttcgTTTGCAAGTAAAGGCACTTTCGTAAattttgcagtctaaaagtgcaaaattTGCAGTCTACATACAATTTCAGGTTGCAAATTATTAATAAATACTAGCACTAATGAGACTGCAAAttgttaaatgaacaccaaCGCCAGacaaaatttagactgcaaatttgcacttttagacaacaaataaaggcactttcataaattttgtgttctaaaagtgcaaattagCATTCTACGCACAAATTGAGACcgcaaattattaaatgaacactaacgtcaatgagaatttagattgcaaatttgcacttttagactgcaaatttattAATTGAACACTAATGCCAgaaaaaatttagactgcaaatttgcacttttagactacAAATAAAGACACTTTCGTAGACTTTGCAGTCTATacaaaaatttagactgcaaattattaaatgaacactaacgCCAATaagaatttagactgcaaatttgttaaatgaacaccaatgccagaaaaaatttagattacaaataaaggcactttcgtaaactttgcaatctaaaagtgcaaatttgctgTCTACAtaaaaatttagactgcaaattattaaatgaacactaacaccaatgagaatttagactgcaaatttgtacttttagactgcaaatttgttaaTTGAACACCAATGCCTAAGAAAATTTAGACTTCAAATTTATAgtacttttagactgcaaataaagACACTTTCGTAAACTTTGCAGTTTAAAAGTGCAACTTTGTAGTCTACAcacaaatttagactgcaaattattaaataaacactaacaccaatgaaaatttaaactgcaaatttgcacttttagactgcaaattattttcttaaaatactaACGCCAATGAGACATCAGAAAAGCAAGTGTAACCCAAAAGGAAGGTGAATTACCAAAgaagaagtggtggtggtggagtgatggcgGCGACGTGGAGTGGTGTTGTTGATAGTGGAGTAgtagtggtggttgtggtggcggtagtggcggtggcggtggcatGGTGGTCGtcattgtggtggcggtggtggtggcggcatggtggtgacggtggtggtggtggtggtgacggcatggtggtggtcattgtgctggtggtggcggtgtggtagtggagtggtggtggttgtggtggcggcgTGGTGATTGTCatttcggtggtggtggtggagtgatggcagtggcggcggcggcagcggcagtgatggagtggtggtggtggtggttatggtgatggcttggtggtggtggtaattgtggtggaggtggcggcgttgtggtggtggtggtggttgtgacggcatggtggtggagtgatagcggtggcgatggtggtggtggtggtaattgtggtggaggtggcggcgttgtggtggtggtggcggcaacggcagcgtggtggtggtggtgggggcgtggtggtggtggaggtaccggtggtggtgttggtggcagTGATGGTgatggcgtggtggtggtggtgatggaggtggtggtgggggcgtgGTAGTgatggaggagtggtggtggtggcggcggcgacgTGGTGGTGGTCATTCTGGTAGTGGTGGTTATGTGGTTGCAATAAGatcgaaaaaaatgaaaaattatattttttgtattagcCAAACAATGTCTTGTTTCTTttatatatgttatttttgtcattGAAATTATTAATCGACTAAAAGTGTTAGAAATTTTAGAAGTAAATTGGGTGGGTTAAAAACATGTTATAATGGACTTATCAAAAATTCTCccttttcaatttcatttatCTGTTTGTTTTCGCACCGCACCTCAGGTGACCCGTACCCAAAAGAAATAGGGGACAGCTTCAGAACTCCTATTGAAAGAATATTCCATGTGATagcacaaaaaataataaatctCAATGAAAAAGAAATAGGGGACAGCTTCAACTTTGCTTTCATGACGATCCCAAAATATCGCAGGATGACTTCACTAAAAAGATTTTATggaataaattttgaaaatcaaaatcttGGCATTGATATTCAAATCATGTTCGCTCGTGTCAGAAAGATTTCCTGCTATATCCCCATGTCCTATTATGACATGTTCACCTATTACATAAGTTCACTTTTCTCAAATAATCCAAAATCTTTCTAGCTTTGACTTATCAAGGActtaaaacaaaatacaaattgaGACTCTATGAATTCGTACGaacaaaataaagcaaataGATAAGCTTTCCAAACACAAATACAAGTATCTATCACTAATCTTAAAAAAATGTGAACATTTACAAGATTTCAAAGCACCACTTAAATGGAGTACTTTTCATGTCCGTAATTTTAGAAGCAAAAGTACTAATTATGCCTGCACAATAATTTTCATCAGAAGCCCCTCCACGTTTCAAAgcattttgtttcttcttcttattttgtaACTCAATAGATGTCTAACCTACTTCTAATGGAATGAAAAATGGATACTACTAAGCGGTATACAGATGGGGAAGGCCTAAACGGCATCAACTATCACACCAAGTATTTACGATCTTGGCGAGAATCGAATCATCATCTTCCATATGAAAAAGTGTCATTTGACTATAAGCCCGCTGACACAATGCAAAAAGTCTTTAACATTCATCGCTTATagtattatttaatttattCACACATCAAACAGAAAgcatggaaaagaaaaggcccCAATAAATCATGATATTCTCTTTTATTATATGTTTACGTGGGTACCAAATAGAAAAGGCTCCTAAAATATCCATATTTTGGAGGATTAAACCGGCTGCCGCTCAGGGCCGGCACTATTTTTTGCTATAAAGAATTTGTAATACGTGTGGTGTTTGCTTGTGtcaaaatcaacttttcaaaaataagtaaataatacCGGCCGGCACCCTGCAAATTTTATAAACTTTTTATTGTACATTCAGCTACCTCCCTTTTATAGCAcgtttttcaataaattttctctttcatttaCTATCCATATGTTTATCGAAACTCTTTTCTGCTTTCTCGAATGGAGAATCGGCTCTGCCCCTGACATGGCGACCTGCTACTCCCAAATTCTGCTATGCAATCTGTCCATATTCTGCTTTCTTATTCCAGAAACAAAAGCACTAAATTTCAACCTGACAAGCATAGGCCCTCAATGTCAAAACGTCAACATAACAACATTCTCAGATGCCTATATCTCATCCCAAGGCATCCAAGTCACCTCCGACGAGCAGAACACCGATTTGAAGCAAGTTACCGGTAAGGCCACTTACATCAAACCCCTTCACCTTTGGGATAAATCCACTGGAAACTTGACAGATTTCTATACGCATTTCACTTTCGTGGTTGACTCGGACAGGCTTCCTTCTTTCGCCGATGGACTTGCCTTCTTTCTCGCTCCAGATGGGTCGAATTGCACGGCTGGTGGTGCGATGGGCCtcccaattgacccagttacGATAGAACACACTAGCCCCTTTGTTGCTGTGGAGTTTGATTCGTACTTTGATAGCGGTTGGGACCCGGTTGATATCACTCCTGTTACTCATGTAGGCATCAGTGTCAATTCTCTTAAATCAAATGTTACTgctgtttggtactgtaataTAACTAATGGGATAGAGAACGAGGCTTGGATTAGGTACGATTCAAGTTCATACAATCTAAGCGTAGTTTTTACTGGTTCTACTAATACTACAAGAGTGGAAGATACTATTCATCTAATTATCGATCTGAGAGATTACTTACCTGAATGGGTAACATTTGGGTTCTCAGCTGCAACAGGGGCGCTGTTTGAGAAACATAATGTTAAATCATGGGAATTCAGTTCGAGTTTGCAGGGTAATGAAGCCAACAACAATGTTAAACCTTCAACGAAACCGGGACCAACAAGACTCTCCCCTGGAATGAAACCGGGACCAAAAAAACTCTCCCCTGGAGATTTGGCGGGATTGGTTGTTGGCTCTGGTGTTTTGGTAGGTGGGCTggttttggttggatttggctTGTGGAAGAGAAGTAGAGCACAACAAGAGAGTAAGTTTGAATTTGAGATGTCCATGGAGAAGGAATTCAACTCCGGTATTGGGCCGAAGAAATTTTCCTACAATGAATTATCTCACGCGACAAATTACTTTCTGGAGGAACAAAAGCTTGGAGAGGGAGGATTTGGAGGAGTTTACAGAGGTTTTCTGAGGGAATCTAACAGTAATATTGCAGTCAAGAGGATATCAAAGGGATCAAAACAAGGGAAGAAGGAGTACACATCAGAAGTGAACATCATCAGCCGTTTGAGGCACAGGAATTTGGTTCAACTCATCGGGTGGTGCCACGAAAAGAAAGAACTACTACTTGTTTATGAGTTCATGGAAAATGGGAGCTTAGATTCCCATCTCTTCACAAGGAGAAGCTTGTTGGCATGGCAAACAAGGTACAAAATTGCTCAAGATTTGGCCCTTGCGTTGCGCTATCTACACGAAGAATGGGAGCAATGTGTCGTGCATAGGGATGTAAAATCAAGCAATGTGATGTTGGACTCAAATTTCAATGCCAAATTGGGAGATTTTGGGTTTGCTAGGCTTGTTGATCATGAAAAAGAGTCACAAACAACGATGACAGCAGGAACCATGGGCTACGTCGCACCGGAATGTGTCATCACAGGTAAAGTTAACAAGGAATCAGATGTCTATAGCTTTGGAGTCATGGCATTGGAAATAGCATGCGGAAGAAGAGCAATTTGTGACGAGGATGAAGAAGTCGAGACAGGGAGTTTGGTGGAGTGGGTTTGGGACCTCTACGGGAGGGAAAAGCTGCTTGAAGCTGCAGACTTAAAACTGGGTGAAAATTTCAATAAGCATGAAATGGAAAGATTGATGGTCCTTGGCCTCTGGTGTGCTCATCCTGACAGCAAGCGCCGGCCTTCCATAAGGGAAGCGATTCAAGTTCTTAATTTTGAGGCTCCATCGCCTTGTCTTCCACCGGCGATGCCCGTAGCAATTTATTTCACTCCGACTTTCATGGCTGACTCTTCACCTTTTCCATTATCCAACGACGACTCACACTGTTTCCAGAGGCAGCCAGATGCAATCTTCAAGGTCTAGTTACAATAATGTGCATGATTCCTCCAAGATTGTTACGACGTTCCCTCATGAGTACAACTCCTCTTCCattcgtgatttttttttcttataggAAGTGGAAATATTCTACTATATCCAACCTAGGTAGGACTTCTTTTACCACTTGGTTTGTAAATCTCTTTAAACTAGGCCAAGGAAGTTTTGTGCCCTGCATTAGCTCAAAATCTGTATCAAAAGCTAATCA
This region includes:
- the LOC131307223 gene encoding L-type lectin-domain containing receptor kinase IX.1-like, with amino-acid sequence MATCYSQILLCNLSIFCFLIPETKALNFNLTSIGPQCQNVNITTFSDAYISSQGIQVTSDEQNTDLKQVTGKATYIKPLHLWDKSTGNLTDFYTHFTFVVDSDRLPSFADGLAFFLAPDGSNCTAGGAMGLPIDPVTIEHTSPFVAVEFDSYFDSGWDPVDITPVTHVGISVNSLKSNVTAVWYCNITNGIENEAWIRYDSSSYNLSVVFTGSTNTTRVEDTIHLIIDLRDYLPEWVTFGFSAATGALFEKHNVKSWEFSSSLQGNEANNNVKPSTKPGPTRLSPGMKPGPKKLSPGDLAGLVVGSGVLVGGLVLVGFGLWKRSRAQQESKFEFEMSMEKEFNSGIGPKKFSYNELSHATNYFLEEQKLGEGGFGGVYRGFLRESNSNIAVKRISKGSKQGKKEYTSEVNIISRLRHRNLVQLIGWCHEKKELLLVYEFMENGSLDSHLFTRRSLLAWQTRYKIAQDLALALRYLHEEWEQCVVHRDVKSSNVMLDSNFNAKLGDFGFARLVDHEKESQTTMTAGTMGYVAPECVITGKVNKESDVYSFGVMALEIACGRRAICDEDEEVETGSLVEWVWDLYGREKLLEAADLKLGENFNKHEMERLMVLGLWCAHPDSKRRPSIREAIQVLNFEAPSPCLPPAMPVAIYFTPTFMADSSPFPLSNDDSHCFQRQPDAIFKV
- the LOC131307140 gene encoding uncharacterized protein LOC131307140; amino-acid sequence: MIGSIKVNGRVLEEPGEIKEAAFIRRLTSDVAVQLEKQFEEGEIVVALKDCNSLKAPGPDSFNFSFIKKGWVFLKDPVLKFFAEFHESGSLTKGGKQILDGVLIANEAIHSWKHSSRGGLILKLDFERAYNCVNLGFLLDMLGKMGCGGKWYEWIKECISSVSMSILINGSATKEFQTQKGIRQGDPLSLFLFNIVAEALNIMLERARARGIINGEMKNIKRLLRCFQLMSGLKINFSKSSLCGVKVQQQDVAALAHWECITKSKTNGGLGVKKLLQQNMALLAKWWWRFSKDKESLWVRVTRAKYNLDQHYWLPYIPSSGSVSNVWRDICSVGDSDSCLGRVVQEVFRVQVNFGSETSFWNHVWLGNKCLKDEYPRLFSASDQQGEMFRRRLFDWENLHKEELELRLQNVTLNPSKPDCLRWNWSADGCYTVNSAYKCGDVFNQLRNSVLGSLWKNLSPPKVEIFTWMVIQERVATRSVLQSRNIIAEPQELSCIVDWWHVKWVCPSSVGALIAWWFGNRFSNLEKEIWEACLYATLWLLWLMRNDCVFNNASMLVWDVADLIKTRVAMWMRTKHDIKLYSVDNFKGYLDGIHNLKL